Within the Halichoerus grypus chromosome 2, mHalGry1.hap1.1, whole genome shotgun sequence genome, the region TCACGACTCTCTGTGCTGCTCCGTTGACGCTGGTCCGTGTTTACCTAACACTGACCAGTAGCCCGCAGAGGACTTCAGCAACAGCAGGGATGTGTGAAAAATCTTTCACACTCAGGATGAGCGATGGACAGAGAACACTCTGTTCTCTCCCCCGAgccctatgtgtgtgtgtccatgtaaAAGTGTTGTTCATATTCCAAAGTACTTGCGTCCACATGTCTATATACACACCGTATTTGCAGCAATGTGTCCTGTGTGTTTATCCGTGGGATAGATAAGCAGCAGTGACAATGAACATTATTTACCTCAGGACTCAAGAAGATGATGCTAACAGTAAAAGTACGTGGAGAGAgatcatttccttctcttcttcctccagtctaaaaataattttatgaacacATAGTAAATggacttggtaaaaaaaaattcattaattagCATAGACTAAAGTGAAAAATGAGCCTCCCATCCTCTGCATCAGAAATGACTATTACCAGTTCTTACGTATTCatcaaaacatatatattaaaaaagtgtacacacacacacacacacacattcctttttaaagtttatttctttaagcTAATAAATGTGAGGATTCCAACAGGAAGATCGCGGACTTCTTACATAAGCTTCATTTTCAGCCCCTTGTGTATCAGCAGACTCCGGCACACATAGTTGTGTCTATGATTTACACAAGTGTAAGTTTTGTGCCAGAGGACAAATTCTTTGTTTCAGGAAAAAACTTCTGGAACCCAGAAAACTGATTTCCTTCCCAGTTCATCTGGTTATTAATCTTCTTAAAAGCTCAAGACAAATAAAATTCCCGTATCTGAGACCTTTGTGGTATCCCAGAGGCAGGTGAGAATCATTCCCATGGAGTTGTCTTCACTTTCTGATTTGTCATCAATTCTTAAGAGCAATCCAGGAAAGGTTTATTTAGTACAGCTCTCTGTTGATTTTATAACCAACTGCTGACTGCTTGGGACATAAAACTCTTGATGATTTACAGGTAGTAAATGGGCAAGAAATCCATAAATCACATTCTATAAGAGGGATAGGtgaacacacacgcacacacacacttatacttAACCACCTTCAAAGGAAGAGTTGTAGGCATGtccagaaaatatattcatttttaatttgaggaGAATCTCATCGGTGAGAGGTCCATAATCAATAACCTCTGTGAATTAAATTGTACCAGGTAATATTTTAATGTTCAGCAAGAGGCTTAGCccatcatttacttatttatttattttaaaatttatttattttagagagagagagagggcgagccagaggagtggcagagggagagagagagagaatctcaagcagactccccgctgagagtggggcccaacgtggggctccatcccaggaccctgcgctcatgagctgagccaaaatcaagagttggaggcttaaccaactgagccacccaggcgcccctgcctatTAATTCTTAGAGGAGACTCTGGTTCCCACTTCTGAAATGTTCAAAGGAGTTTTTATGATTTCTAGAGGAAAGAACCTTTTTTTCCTACCAAGTCAAAAATGCTAAAGGTCGTCAGAGTTTTCAGATACTCTTGTAACTATTCTGCAGCAGATATTTCTCAACTAAACATTCACTTAAAGATCtccttttgttttcatgtatatatttcttcTAGGCCTGTGTTTAGGAAAATCTCTAGTAATGtgctaaaatcagaaaaaataagtttctaaTTCCAGGGAACTGACAGAGAAGGAGATACAAAGtgaaaaatcttgaaaaacatttttgcttggaaagtgaaatttaataaatatgaatcTGCTACCGTGAATAATTTGCCAACTCTCTGCCTCCCagaatatagtataatataaCTAGAAATTTAGGATGCATTTAGCAAAAAGCTAATAtcatttggatcctgattcaagcaaaatgaagaggtaacaataaaatagagaaaactgGGGAAAGTTGAACACGGACTATTTGATGACATTAAGTAAGTATAAAGTTTTTAGACATACTaatggtgtgatttttttttgagtctttaccttttaaagatacacaatgaaatattttaggatgacatgatttgctttttaaaagtccaGTTGGGtgatacaaatatcaaatcattatgtggtacacctgaaactaacaaaatgttgtatgtcaattacacctccatttaaaaaaagaaatctttaaaaaagtaaaaagatgaaaaaccctgaaaaaaaaaaaatccagttgggGGATTGTGGGTGGGGGTGTAAATGAAACAGGATTGGTCATGAGTTGAGATTGATGAGGGCCACACAAAGTTTGATATACTGTTCTCTCTACTCTTGTATTTGTTTGAAATTTTGCATAATGTAGAAAACACCAGAACAGCTAAGTTGCACTAGAGTGGTCCTGAATTATCTATTTGATAgataatttctttatttcacaTTTGTTGTTCAACAGGAGCCGGGTGCTGGTTGTGTGGAGGGGTCTGTATGAGGCCGAGTGGTGTGAGTTGCGGTCTGCAGACAGTGCCCTGGTGACCTTGACAGGTAGGGACACTACTGAGAACCAGGCCGGAAGCTCTCTTTGTTGGTAAGAAGTCTACTCCTCGGTTCCTATGAGGAGCTTCTGTTTGGGGGCGAAACACCAGCCatcctggggagggggcatggggCTTCAGCCGGCCCTTCTCCAGGGATCCAACAGTCAGCAAGGCCAATGAGGCGCCCCAGAGGTCAGAAGCTGAAAACAGACACCCACAGCCAGCTCTTCACAAACAAGAGGCTTTATTTTTATGCTGTACCCCCACCCTCTGCCAAATAAGTGGGGAGAGCATTGAAAGGGCTGACTTTGCTGTCGAGGGCCACTGAGTGCAAGTGAAGCTTAGACTCGTGCCTAGCGCAgtggagcaaagggagaaggaccTCGGTCTCCAGGGAGTGCCCCACCTCAGCAAGACACCTCCCAGAGTTCTGCAGGAGGAAGTGAACGCAGACCCACACTGCACAGGAGATCCATCGCTCTTTTGGCCCAACGGCAGAAAGAAGACGTCCTAAGAGCTTTGTGAAAACATCTTCCCCTTGGTGGCGGGTCACAGGCCTGGATAATCCCTGTCCTGCCCTGTCAAGATGGTCAGCTGTCATCCATCTCTCCAGCCAAAAGGCCCGTCCCCAGTCGGCTCCTGGGAGATCTTTCCAGACAACATTACATTCTTAAGAAGCTTGTCTCCTTTGGTTAATTAACAAGACCTTTTAGCTTTCATTTGAATTCTATATAGACGGCCAGAACATGCCCACACACAACGCCCCACTgaaggctgggggtggaggagaaggaTGTTCCCTGGTGTTGTGGTCACTTAGGTCTGAGCTTTGCCTGCGAGGTCCCTATTGCCCCCTATGTGACTCTAGATCTTGCCTGAACCAGTAAGTGTTCACAATCAGATCATAGCTCCCTCCTCATTAAGGCCGTTCAGTGGCTTTCCAGTTGTTCTCCAGACACAGACTAAAACATTTGACAAGGCTGACCTGGCCCCTCAGGTTCTGGCCCAGGGAACTGAACCTTTTAGCACATGTCTGAAGCCGGGGCCGCTTCCCCCACTGATAATCTCAAGGTGGATAGCATAGCCTGACCGGGACAGACAGACTCTAATTCACTATCTCCAGATCAGTCCTCCATTCATCCCTGATAAGATACCGCGAGAAAGAATGATAAAAGGCAGATTTCTGGTTGACAAACCGGAAACTCGGCCAGGAATATGTCCTTGCTGGTCAAAGAGACCAAGGAAAGACCTGGTGTTGGAATCAAAAAGCCATGCAGTGGGCTTCCCATCATGCTGGTGCCTGCCACCCCCAAATAAAGATAGAGAGCATGGTGTCTAGAAGCCAGAGAGCAAGGGGATGGGATTCTCGGGTAGCAGAAGGGGGCTCTGTTTGAGCACGGTGGCAGCAGGGCGGTACGGTTTACACAGCCTGCAAGGCGCCCCCTGATGCTCGGAGGGGTTGCCAGccatctccctccttctctttgaCTGGGTATCAGCTACTGTTCCTTCAGCTCCCAGCACAGTCCTCAGAGGTCAAGAGACACCAGTCGCATGGTGACCCAGTAGGAACAGTGCTCCCTGGGGTTATGCAAGTCAAGGGCCTTCACTTCACTTCCTCAAGCAAGCCCCCATGACCCTCCTGACCAGTCCAAATCCCTCTTGAAGCTATAGGACCCCTCATGGATGTCAGAGAGTGGTcagatctgtctctctctctctctctctctctctctctctcacacacacacacacacacatacacacacaccccgacTAGAAGCTCTGTGAGGGCGTTTGTTGAGTGTTTCACTGTTATATCCCCACTTGATGGCCCATGTCCGGCCACAGAggagatactcaataaatgttgaatgaatgaacacattcCCATCCCACCCCCTTGACTCCCAACTGTTGTAGGCCAGCCACCCACCTTGAGCCCCTGAAGATCTGATGCAGTTTGGGAGGCATCAATTATCTCTGTGTTAGCCCTTTTTCCCTCTGAGAACAGGGACAGTTGGTGCTGAATCATTCTGCTGCCTGGAGCTAGAGACTCCCCAAGGCCACTTCCCTGCATGTGGGACTCCTGGCATCCCCGGGAGAAATCTGCTGCCACACGTGGACACCGTTTCCTAACATTCTTTTCCAGTTTGAGCTTCCCTCGATGCTCGTTGTAACCCAAATCCAGGAATCTGAAGCTGTGGGGTGAGTGAggatgagcaggggaaggggtcagGGAGGCAGGCATGCAGGGCGTCCTTACCAGTGGGTAAGCTGCCGGTGATGCGCACGGCTATGTCCCTGTCACCACACTTCCACCCCAGAACTGATGGCCCTCAGCTAGGAATCCAATATTTGATGAATATTGCTTCTGTAAACGGCATCCTATTTTTCCATCCCCTTCTATCATCACACATCAAAATGAATTCTCCTATGAAAATGTTCTGTTCCTAAGATAAAACACAAATCACAATAATCTACCAAGCATATTTTAATCATATCCTTGGAAAACTAGATGcttttgataaaaattaattaaaatcactTCCTATATACACATGGtaccaaaattttaaggaattgcTAAATCCTATCTTCCTCTGGGATGAGTGTCCCTTATCTCGAGTGgcaggaaaataaggaaaatattttcttttaaaacccgACAGTTGTAACTGTCTCTTCTTAAGTCTTTGATCTGTTGTGATTGTTTATTATACAGTTCAGATTCAGGAAGATTAAGGGCACCAACTTCTTTTATAAAGAAGGTGAGCTTGTCTTGACCATAAAGATCATTTCCATGATTCATGATTTTCCAGGTATTGACATGAGGCTCTATTTTGTCTAATTCAGAACTCATAGATAGGTGCTTACAGAAGTCCCCATGTTCTGTTGGTCACTGGGCCCAGGTAGCTCCTGTCCAACACAGATCCCAGTCTGGGTGGGCAAACCAAGCTTTGGCCTTGCCGAGAGTCACTATGACCCAGTGATAACTTAAGGATTTATTGACATCATTGCCctatcatatttattttgtacagTTTATTTTGTAgccagctacttttttttttttttttaacaggagacattattttattttattccactaaaaaaatgttttgcagcCTTTAAGATACCCAGAGTCCTCAAGGGACACCAGATGGCAAACATGTTGTTTGGGAATCTGCAAACCCCCTCCGGGGGTGGAGAACAGGTACTAGGAAATCTCCAGAGGAGCctattttctcttccctgctcCGTGCCCACCCCCTTTCTCACGGCCATGGAAACTCCCAGGGCCACAGCAGCAGTGAGTTCCCCCTTGGCTGCTGGAGTTAAAATTGAGACACCAGTGCCTTCCAGTAGGAAAGAGGTGGGTTGTGGACCAAGTGAAATTCCTGCCCATGAGCCATATGCAGGGGATGTCCAGCTGTACCAGAAGGAAatttccccacccctgcctaATTTTTACCCACTTGAGCTATTTTCCTTTCCAGttcccctcccgccccacccccaccgtgcCCCCTTCGAATGGTATCTGTCAGGCTGCCTGGGCTGCTCTGCTGTCTGACCTCTGAAGGTCACAGCACTGAACACCTCATTTGTCAGCAACAATGACTTGAATGCTGTTCCCTCGGCGTCATAGTCTAGCGAGGGAGGGAGTATATTTCCTCataggggggaggagagaagcaggcgGAGTCCTCGTCTCCCAGCTGTGTCTCTTCTAGCTGGTCGGCGTCAGGGCTGGATCTGAAATGGGAGCAGAAAACACAGACCCGGTACAGTCCACGCCGCCTCTCTCGGAACAGCGCCGCCATCTTGGCAACAGGCCACACGGACGCTTGCCTTCTCCCAACACCTTCTTTACACACCAGACAAAGCCATGGGCCGCGACTGTGACAGCTGGAAGGGGAGCATCCCCCTGCCACACAACATACCTGTCATTTCCACCGGCCACAAAGGAAGGGTAGTCTTGGTCACCAACAAATGCAGCGTTCTCTGGAGGATAGATGGTATAGTACTGAGGAGGGCTTGGCGTGGCGCTCACCACCCCTCCAGGTGGTATGAGACCACAGGGGTTCACCACTGGCTGCAGGTAGGTGGTGTTCATCCCAAAGGGCTCTTGAGCACCGTAAGGAGGAGGGATATACTGCACCACAGTGGCCCCGTGGAAGGTGATGGGTTGGTTGATACCAGTGAAAACAAATGATTGTCCTCCTGCCGTCTGCTCCGAATCCAGGACCCTTTCCTCACTTTCCTTGCACACCTGGCAGGAGAGCATTTTGAACTTGCACACAGCAATCAGGATGAATGTCACCCCCACTGACAGCAGGATGGGCCCAAGGAGCTGGGTCCATTCAAAGTGGGAAACACCTTGGTATTTGATCCAGCCCATGACGGTGAACGTGATCCCCACCAGTCCCAGGAAGATGCCTGAGAAGAGCAAGGTGGCCCCTGCCTTGTCATCATCAGACACCTGGATGTCAGCAGTGCTGGGTGTGTAAGGAGTGACGGAAAACACGTTGAGAGGGGAGTCCTCCAAGCGGCTGCTGCCTTGCTCCATCGTCCGCCTGTGATCACCCTGCttcctggaggggaagggagtgtgAGGGCTCCTAAGAGCCCAGCGGAATAATCATAGGCTCTGGTTAGTTATGGAAGAACTTTGGGCCTCTGTGGTTAACAGAGTATAACATGCAGAGGCCTGAACTTTGTTTAGAAGAATAAAGGTCTGAGAAATGAAGCTTGAAGTTTTCTAGTCGCTGTCAACAATTGGAGGTTTCTCTTTTACAATTCAGTGACAAGCTCTCTCTCATTCacattccttcactcattcaaAAGTATTTGAGCCTGTCCTCATGTGCTAGGAGGTGCTTTCCTAGATGCTAAAGGCATTGCTCCAAAGCCGTTTACATCCTACCAAAACCAGGACTGGAGAGATGGCGGAGCCACGTCTGGGGCCTCTGGTGGAACGGGGGCCCTTGATGTACCCATTACATGTTCAGACACCTCACCCACTTTTCCTGCTGAGTCAGCTCATGGGAAGTAAGCAGACACCCATTTCTTGACTATGTGTTTGTCCTTCCAGGAGCTTGAGCTGGGATGACACTTAACCTCCCACACCTCTCACTGAGCTCTGAGGCGCTGTCTTCTGGCCAGCCAGTGTGCCTTTTGCTTTCAGCATGTGGGGAATAGCTCCAGCTGTGGGTGAGGAAGGACAGCCAAGGAAACGCACCACATCATTGGCAAAGGTTGAATAAGCATCAGGTATGACCTGGCGTCTAGGGGACACCTGCTTCGGACCCTCCCTCCATGGTGGCAGCACAGCCCCTGGTCTCCAAGGTGAAGTCAACAGCTACATTTTCAAGGCTGCTGTGTTTTGCAACCAAACCCAAGCTAATTTAGAGAAGAAAGCTTGTCTTCAGTGACATTATCTGTCATTCATAACTATGGAATTGCAAAGCAGCCCCATGAATTTCTTCCTCTGCAGAATAGTAAGTATagcccttttttcctttcctgcacaAGTCTTATCCAAACAGATGTCTTTCTTCAGTGGTTAAATATTATATTAGCTCCCTTTGCCAATATTGAGCAGAAAGTCCAGGAAAACAGTTGCCCTCTTGCCCAAGGCAGGGCTTCCCAAACTTTCCTGATGATAAAAATCACCAAGTCcacttttttaaaaggcaagatcTGAGTTCCTTACTCAGaccagcaaaaataaaatttccaaggaAGTCTAAGAGCCCCAAGTGGCTTTTCTCATCAGGAATCTTTGTAAACCCTACTCCAAGTTAAACCCAAGTGCTCCTAGGAGACCAGGAGACTTTGTTCCCCACCAAAAATGCCTCTCCCTGCTACAAGATAAGGCCTGTAGTCTCCAACTTCATTTCCAGATGGGAAAGCAAGCAGGTGACCCCCTCAGGTATCTTCTCAGGTGTGTCCCTGAGCAGCCAGGATGGAGTGGTGGTGCAGTTGGAGTGGTCTGCCCTTTTCCCCACTGAGCTGAATCAAAGATCCAGGGAAGCCAGCTTTTCTCTTTAATCATCAAAATTCTGCTCAGCTAGCCTGACATTCTTTTCATGCTCTTAATCCCTGAGTTAACAGCTGAAACAGTCCCTGGCATTTAGAAAAAGCTAGGCTCTCAAAATTCTTCTTTTCaatcactcagtaaatgtttctcATTTGTCTTAAGCTACATCCACTTGCAGTTAAGAGAATGACTGGGAACACTCaaggagcagagcagagagatcacgtTAACGAAAATATCCCATGAGAGCAAAACTGGAATGACTTTTAGAGCAGACAGTTCAGGAAATTCTCTAAATTTCCAAGGTCACCTTGATTTAGCTTCTCACTCCAAAAGCTCAAACTCTGTCTATATggtaaataacaatttttaaaagcctaacaAACCAAATTAAATaggatattaaaaggattatatgctatgaccaagtgggatttattcttggaatgtaaggatggttcaacattcaaaaatcaatcaatgtaatcaCAATGTAATCACATCAacagaatgaaggagagagaaaaaacccTATGTACTTAACTGATATCAGAAAAAAAgtgttaaggattttttttttagatttatttatttatttgagagagagaaagagagagaatgcacaccagtagggggaggggcaaaaggagagagtcccaggcagacttccagctgagcatggagcctgacttgaggcttgatcccaggacccatgagatctccacctgagctgaaatcacaagtcagaAGCTCAGCTAACTAAGCCACCCAACTaagctcaaccaactaagccatggCCCCAAATGTTAAGGATTATTGAACACTTATGATGGACCAGGCATGATTCTAGGTATTTACTATACATGGTATCATTTCATCTTTTCAACAACCAGGTTATAGTCAATCACGAAAACTATGCTGACCTCCAGGGCCTGGGGTCACCTGCAGGTTTGCCCATGGCAGCCTCACGGCAGCTGGGCCTTGGACACCCACAACCACAAAAGAACATCggactctgcttttccctctaaaatcattttgatttctctcttctttgtttagatcttatttatttaactaatgaTGTGtttaatataattcatatatatatatatacatacattatttccACTTGTAGATAACTTCTAGAGTTATGTCGtgtattacatttaaaatttagtaGATTGCATATTATTTCAACCATTAATGTATTTCAGCATGGGAAGAGacctttaaaacaataaaattattttagtatgaaaaaagaaaagaaaattatgctgATAATTAAGCTCCAAACCATCCTTAGATACTCTGCTTTAGCTGAGACtctatgtatatttttcctttgccaggtggctccatgtcaggctctgggGGCCCTGGAGGGAGACTGCAAGGGAAGagcaaggagaaagaaatcaCTGTGTCCTATTTTGCTTGCCCTTATTGTCATTGTCACTGCAGGAGATTTCATCATCCTGTCGGTAACAGTTCCAGTTTCCGGGGGGTTCCCCCCAACACACCGAGACCAGCCTCACTGGCCCCTTCAGAAATACCAGCATcgtattttatatttgaaagttgccaagagagtaaatcttaaaagttctcatcacaagaaaaaaaaattctgtaactgtgtatggtgatggatggtaagtAGAATTATTATGACTATTTCacaatatctataaatattaaatcattatgctgttcacttgaaactaacataatgtatgttaatttttaaaaattaccagcACCAGTCAGACAGTGGCTCCCCCCAGAGgcttttgggttttggttttgtctactagatcaccagtttattagAAAATGATGTAACTCCGTGACAGGCAGATGGTctggggaaagggcagggagTTTCCATGCTCTCTCAGAGCACACCACTCTCCCCAAAGCTCCATGTGCTCACAGCCCTGGATGTTCTCCAAatccatccttttgggttttatgGAGTCTCCCCAGAGCTTCTTGGCCCAAGAGCCTCCGATGTCAGCACTAGCTGAGTGGCATTTTCTATTCAGAAAGCTGGGTCCCGACTCCATGGAGGTGCACTTACCAGATATTTTGGATTCAATATGTTAATTTGTACAGCTGAGAGTGGCTCTAAAGGTGTACATGATTGGTTGATTGAAAGTTGGGCTTTCTGGTGGCCTATATTCAATGAGACTGAGATACCAGAGTTTCTGTGGTATAACGTAGACGAATTCAAAGACATTGGGAGAGATGTTGGAGTGAATTTTTCATGACTGATTTGCACACCAATTTCCCACCGCTTGATCCCTTCACTAAGGCATTGACAAATACCCCAGCACGGAGAGCACCAGCGCCCTTGAAAAGCTTTCTGATGGCTGTCTTCTATAGGCCAGGTATGATGTTAAGAGATTTTGCCAGTGAGGTAGGCTCCCTGATTTTAATGGGGATGACGTGCAAATTTCAGACTAGTAGAGGCCAAGTGAAAGCACTAATGGGCAATAGAGATGAAGGATTACCAGAATATTTTGACCCACAATAATCTGTGTTTATGGCAAACTGATCATAGCATCTCTAGGAACAAAATGCATGAGCATTCTATAAAAATGTTACTGGATTtgtagaacaggaaaaaaatccagaTCTGGGGTCCAAAATCCTGACTTGTGTTATCATCACAGAGAGTCAAGTTTTCTTAGCAAGTTTTCATACTTAAGCTGCTCAGAGACCTGGAACTCCATGACTGAAGAGGAAACTGGGATCCCTCCCTTTGAGAAAGAACTCTGCAACACTGTCTCAATGATATTCTTTAAATCGTCCTCCAACTATTCCTTCAAGGACCTACAGCCATTTGACCTTACTTCTTGGGAATTGATATACATTGACTCTGAACTGATACTCATTTCTAGGGACCCAAAATGCCACTGTGGTCTAAAAGTCAAAGTGGAGGGGGGCTTTTGATGGTTAGGTGATACATGGAGTTTTGTCTTGTTTAAATGACAAAGGGGTCAGTAGGTCTATGAGTCCACCGTGTGTTTATTTCACTAGTTCTTGAATGTACAATATTCGGCAACTGGCAAATCCCCAATTGGCTCTCTAACCTATGGAGTGAGGGCTACTCTGCTAGGAAGAGCCAAGTAGAAGTCCTTCCTTATTATGATAGACATACAAAAGTAATTCCACTTTCCTGGGGGAATGGCAGAAATGAATGTCACCATCAAAGACACAGGGGTGAAAGAGTCGGGGTGATGACACCTATCACATCCCTGTTGAACTCACCTATTTGGCCTATAAAGAAGTCagataaaacttgaaaaatgatTATGTACAGGTTTAATCCAGTGGTGACTCCAGTTGCAGCTGGTGTTCCAGATGTAGATCTCAGCTGGAACAAATCATCGTAGCCCCCGGCACCTGGTATGCAGTGATCATTCTGGCAAATGacggttttcttttcctttttttttttaaagattttttatttatttatttgacagagagagacagcaggagagagaggaacacaagcagggggagtgggagacggagaagcgggcttcccgcggagcagggagcctgacgtggggctcgatcccaggaccctgggagcatgacctgagccgaaggcagacgcttaacagctgagccacccaggcgcccctgacggTTTTCTTCTACATCAAGTTATAAGAACCAATTCTTTCTCTActctcttcaaaatttttatcAGTTTAAATGAACGGTCTCAAATGGCTTATAGTCTCTGTGATCAAGCAAGTCTCTtccttcaatttttaaatgtaatttttgttgCAGTGACATCATGTACAAGAAAAACATCTAATTTCCCCCTCCACTTGTTTTTCAAGAATATTTAGCATTGAAACTTgaaaagtatttgttgactaaGCCAACGTTGTGAGCCCTTTGTCTTTAAGTTGAAcaattgattcattcattttatacAAAATTTGACCCTTTGTACCATAGGATATTTcttcaatgaataaaaataatagtaattcaTAGAGCAGTGGTTTTCCAAACATGATCTCCAGATTAGCGGCAC harbors:
- the TMEM174 gene encoding transmembrane protein 174, with protein sequence MEQGSSRLEDSPLNVFSVTPYTPSTADIQVSDDDKAGATLLFSGIFLGLVGITFTVMGWIKYQGVSHFEWTQLLGPILLSVGVTFILIAVCKFKMLSCQVCKESEERVLDSEQTAGGQSFVFTGINQPITFHGATVVQYIPPPYGAQEPFGMNTTYLQPVVNPCGLIPPGGVVSATPSPPQYYTIYPPENAAFVGDQDYPSFVAGGNDRSSPDADQLEETQLGDEDSACFSPPPYEEIYSLPR